In Nocardioides conyzicola, one genomic interval encodes:
- the abc-f gene encoding ribosomal protection-like ABC-F family protein yields the protein MSATLVAKDLAGGHGHRTLFEGLDLTVSPGDVVGVVGANGAGKSTLLRILAGDLDPHGGTVSTAPADAFVGWLPQEHERVAGETVAAYVGRRTGATGATAAMEAAAEALGTGAAGADDEYAVAFDRWMASGAADLDERIPPMLADLGLDVGADAMMTSLSGGQAARAALASLLLSRFDVVLLDEPTNDLDLAGLERLESFVRGLRAGVVLVSHDREFLARCVTRIVELDLAQQQVSVYDGGYDAFLEERAVARRHAREAYDEFADKKADLVSRARTQREWSSQGVRNAMKKNPDNDKMRRKASSESSEKQAQKVRQMESRIARMEEVEEPRKEWVLQFSIGAAPRSSAVVATLNEATLRRGDFTFGPASLQVNARDRIGITGPNGAGKTTLIQLLLGRERPDTGTASLGASVAIGEIDQARTGLGEDVPLGDAVEAALPEMSPADVRTLLAKFGLKADQVASRVGRLSPGERTRAALALLQGRGVNLLVLDEPTNHLDLPAIEQLEEALASYDGALLLVSHDRRLLDNVTLDRRWRVASGVVTQE from the coding sequence ATGAGCGCCACCCTCGTCGCCAAGGACCTCGCCGGCGGTCACGGCCACCGCACCCTCTTCGAGGGCCTCGACCTGACCGTGTCGCCGGGCGACGTCGTCGGCGTCGTCGGTGCCAACGGCGCCGGCAAGTCGACGCTGCTGCGGATCCTGGCCGGTGACCTCGACCCCCACGGCGGGACCGTCTCCACCGCGCCCGCCGACGCCTTCGTGGGCTGGCTGCCCCAGGAGCACGAGCGGGTCGCCGGCGAGACGGTGGCGGCGTACGTCGGCCGCCGGACCGGCGCCACGGGCGCGACCGCCGCCATGGAGGCGGCCGCGGAGGCGCTCGGCACGGGCGCCGCCGGCGCGGACGACGAGTACGCCGTGGCCTTCGACCGCTGGATGGCCAGCGGCGCGGCGGACCTCGACGAGCGGATCCCGCCGATGCTCGCCGACCTCGGCCTCGACGTCGGCGCCGACGCCATGATGACGAGCCTGTCGGGCGGCCAGGCGGCCCGGGCGGCGCTGGCGTCCCTGCTGCTGAGCCGCTTCGACGTCGTCCTCCTCGACGAGCCCACCAACGACCTCGACCTCGCCGGCCTCGAACGCCTCGAGAGCTTCGTCCGCGGGCTGCGCGCCGGCGTCGTGCTGGTCTCGCACGACCGCGAGTTCCTCGCCCGCTGCGTCACCCGGATCGTCGAGCTCGACCTGGCCCAGCAGCAGGTGAGCGTGTACGACGGCGGCTACGACGCGTTCCTGGAGGAGCGGGCCGTCGCGAGGCGGCACGCCCGCGAGGCGTACGACGAGTTCGCGGACAAGAAGGCCGACCTCGTCTCCCGGGCCCGGACCCAGCGCGAGTGGAGCTCGCAGGGCGTGCGCAACGCGATGAAGAAGAACCCCGACAACGACAAGATGCGCCGCAAGGCCTCGAGCGAGTCGTCGGAGAAGCAGGCCCAGAAGGTGCGCCAGATGGAGTCGCGGATCGCCCGGATGGAGGAGGTGGAGGAGCCGCGCAAGGAGTGGGTGCTCCAGTTCAGCATCGGCGCCGCTCCCCGCTCGAGCGCCGTCGTGGCGACGCTCAACGAGGCGACCCTCCGCCGCGGCGACTTCACGTTCGGCCCGGCGAGCCTCCAGGTCAACGCGCGCGACCGGATCGGCATCACCGGTCCCAACGGCGCCGGCAAGACGACGCTGATCCAGCTGCTGCTCGGCCGCGAGCGTCCCGACACCGGCACCGCGAGCCTCGGCGCGAGCGTCGCGATCGGCGAGATCGACCAGGCCCGCACCGGGCTCGGCGAGGACGTCCCGCTCGGCGACGCGGTCGAGGCGGCACTGCCGGAGATGTCGCCCGCCGACGTCCGCACCCTGCTCGCGAAGTTCGGGCTCAAGGCCGACCAGGTCGCCAGCCGGGTCGGCCGCCTGTCGCCGGGGGAGCGCACCCGGGCCGCGCTCGCGCTGCTCCAGGGTCGCGGGGTCAACCTGCTCGTCCTCGACGAGCCCACCAACCACCTCGACCTGCCGGCCATCGAGCAGCTCGAGGAGGCGCTGGCGTCGTACGACGGCGCGCTGCTCCTCGTCTCGCACGACCGCCGGCTGCTCGACAACGTCACCCTCGACCGTCGTTGGCGCGTCGCGTCAGGGGTCGTCACACAGGAGTAG
- a CDS encoding ATP-binding protein, which yields MDPIRNPYAPGAGQRPPELAGRDRELQQFEVTLERVAAHRPERSMVLSGLRGVGKTVLLNALRSQAVRRAWGTGKIEARPDQSIRIPVAQAVHAAVREVAHRHRDPDRVDEVASVLKSFALRTSVDDRKGFRWTPPTDVTAARGRADSGDLELDLVELFTDVATLAGDLGVGVAVFIDEMQDVSTAELAALCGACHEISQQGAPLIVVGAGLPHLPVALAASKSYAERLFRYVSVDRLPREMADRAWRLPAADEDVDFEDDALDELYRLTDGYPYFVQAYGKVTWDAAVDSPIRAADVRAAAPEAEAELAVGFFGARYDRATPAERDYMVAMADLGADNGDSAISTADVAGHLARKPQSLSPARDGLIKKGLVYSAERGSVAFTVPHFGQFLRSR from the coding sequence GTGGACCCGATCAGGAACCCCTACGCGCCCGGAGCCGGGCAGCGACCGCCCGAGCTCGCGGGCCGCGACCGGGAGCTGCAGCAGTTCGAGGTGACCCTCGAGCGGGTCGCCGCCCACCGCCCGGAGCGGAGCATGGTGCTCTCCGGGCTGCGGGGCGTCGGCAAGACCGTGCTGCTCAACGCGCTGCGCAGCCAGGCCGTACGCCGTGCGTGGGGGACCGGCAAGATCGAGGCCCGTCCCGACCAGAGCATCCGGATCCCGGTGGCGCAGGCGGTGCACGCCGCCGTCCGCGAGGTCGCGCACCGGCACCGGGACCCCGACCGGGTCGACGAGGTCGCGAGCGTCCTGAAGAGCTTTGCGCTGCGCACCAGCGTCGACGACCGCAAGGGCTTCCGCTGGACCCCGCCCACCGACGTCACGGCGGCGCGGGGACGGGCCGACTCCGGCGACCTCGAGCTGGACCTGGTCGAGCTCTTCACCGACGTGGCCACCCTGGCCGGCGACCTCGGCGTCGGCGTCGCGGTCTTCATCGACGAGATGCAGGACGTGTCCACCGCCGAGCTCGCCGCGCTCTGCGGCGCCTGCCACGAGATCAGCCAGCAGGGCGCACCCTTGATCGTCGTCGGCGCCGGCCTCCCGCACCTCCCGGTCGCGCTCGCCGCGTCCAAGTCGTACGCCGAGCGCCTGTTCCGCTACGTCTCGGTGGACCGGCTCCCCCGGGAGATGGCCGACCGCGCCTGGCGGCTCCCGGCCGCCGACGAGGACGTCGACTTCGAGGACGACGCGCTCGACGAGCTCTACCGGCTCACCGACGGCTACCCCTACTTCGTGCAGGCGTACGGCAAGGTCACCTGGGACGCCGCCGTCGACTCGCCGATCCGCGCGGCCGACGTACGCGCCGCCGCCCCCGAGGCGGAGGCCGAGCTCGCCGTCGGATTCTTCGGCGCGCGCTACGACCGGGCCACCCCCGCCGAGCGCGACTACATGGTCGCGATGGCCGACCTCGGCGCCGACAACGGCGACAGCGCGATCTCCACCGCCGACGTCGCCGGCCACCTGGCCCGCAAGCCGCAGTCGCTCTCCCCGGCCCGCGACGGGCTGATCAAGAAGGGCCTCGTCTACTCGGCCGAACGCGGCAGCGTCGCCTTCACCGTCCCGCACTTCGGCCAGTTCCTGCGGTCCCGATGA
- a CDS encoding Fpg/Nei family DNA glycosylase encodes MPELPEVEALALDLGARLDGHAIAKIHIAAFSALKTFDPPLSALEGTMVDGVTRHGKFLDIEASGLHLCLHLARAGWVRWRDEVPTIPPKPSTKSTLALRVVLDDQSGLDITEAGTRKSLAAYVVRDPQDVPGIARLGPDPLADDFTIERFAEILQQEGRKQLKGALRYQSTIAGIGNAYSDEILHAAKMSPFKPSNSLTDDELATLYAAVRDTLGDAVARSRGLHASELKGEKKSNLAVHGQTGKPCPVCGDTVLEVSFADSSLQYCPTCQTGGKPLADRRMSKLLK; translated from the coding sequence GTGCCCGAGCTGCCCGAGGTGGAAGCCCTGGCCCTCGACCTGGGGGCCAGGCTCGACGGCCACGCCATCGCCAAGATCCACATCGCGGCGTTCAGCGCACTCAAGACCTTCGACCCGCCGCTGTCGGCGCTGGAAGGCACGATGGTCGACGGGGTCACCCGGCACGGCAAGTTCCTCGACATCGAGGCGTCCGGCCTCCACCTGTGCCTGCACCTCGCCCGCGCGGGCTGGGTCCGCTGGCGCGACGAGGTGCCGACGATCCCGCCCAAGCCGAGCACCAAGTCGACCCTGGCGCTGCGCGTCGTGCTCGACGACCAGTCCGGCCTCGACATCACCGAGGCCGGCACCCGCAAGAGCCTGGCGGCGTACGTCGTGCGCGACCCGCAGGACGTCCCCGGCATCGCCCGGCTCGGCCCGGACCCGCTCGCCGACGACTTCACGATCGAGCGGTTCGCGGAGATCCTCCAGCAGGAGGGCCGCAAGCAGCTCAAGGGCGCGCTCCGCTACCAGAGCACGATCGCGGGCATCGGCAACGCCTACTCCGACGAGATCCTGCACGCGGCGAAGATGTCGCCCTTCAAGCCGTCCAACAGCCTCACCGACGACGAGCTGGCCACGTTGTACGCCGCCGTGCGGGACACCCTCGGCGACGCGGTCGCGCGCTCGCGGGGCCTGCACGCGAGCGAGCTCAAGGGCGAGAAGAAGTCCAACCTCGCCGTCCACGGCCAGACCGGCAAGCCGTGCCCCGTCTGCGGCGACACCGTGCTCGAGGTGTCCTTCGCCGACTCGAGCCTGCAGTACTGCCCGACCTGCCAGACCGGCGGCAAGCCGCTCGCCGACCGGCGGATGAGCAAGCTCCTCAAGTAG